One genomic segment of Rattus rattus isolate New Zealand unplaced genomic scaffold, Rrattus_CSIRO_v1 flattened_line_199862, whole genome shotgun sequence includes these proteins:
- the LOC116889813 gene encoding G protein-activated inward rectifier potassium channel 2-like — MTCQARSSYITSEILWGYRFTPVLTLEDGFYEVDYNSFHETYETSTPSLSAKELAELANRAELPLSWSVSSKLNQHAELETEEEEKNPEELTERNGDVANLENESKV; from the coding sequence ATGACGTGCCAAGCTCGAAGCTCCTACATCACCAGTGAGATCCTGTGGGGTTACCGGTTCACACCAGTCCTGACACTGGAGGACGGGTTCTATGAAGTTGACTACAACAGCTTCCATGAGACCTATGAGACCAGCACCCCGTCCCTTAGCGCCAAAGAGCTAGCCGAGCTGGCTAACCGGGCAGAGCTGCCCCTGAGCTGGTCTGTGTCCAGCAAACTGAACCAACATGCAGAACTGGAGacggaagaggaagagaagaacccGGAAGAACTGACAGAGAGGAACGGTGATGTGGCAAACCTAGAGAATGAGTCCAAAGTGTAG